The following proteins are co-located in the Engraulis encrasicolus isolate BLACKSEA-1 chromosome 2, IST_EnEncr_1.0, whole genome shotgun sequence genome:
- the LOC134436820 gene encoding protein MTSS 1-like isoform X1 has protein sequence METVIEKECSALGGLFQAIIGDMKGSYPVWEDFVNKASKLQSQLRTTVVATAAFLDAFQKVADLATSSRGATRDIGSALTRMCMRHRSIEARLRQLSMALIDCLVNPLQDQIEDWKKGANSLDKDHAKEYKKARQEIKKKSSDTLKLQKKAKKVLFPADALGRGDLQPQLDSALQDVSDKYLLLEETEKQAVRKALVEERTRFCSFVSMLRPVLDEEACLLGEITHLQTIADDLKCLTIDPHKLPPASEQVLHDLKGSDYNWTYHTPPASPNNAMSRKSSMCSSSLNSVTSSDSSGRSSGSYGHSPSPHYRYRSCTLPPHATSARLASISSHDSGFLSHDTGHHSKSPSPMPAPADTGTQLTNGFDHYGLPDSLYLNGSGPTSSLTVPSIITNGNHSSGIYPSSYPPPASPSSSSCSSSSTLRSWSRPISALVPDYPHYCTLGAGGMLPSSKVPSWKDWAKPGPYDQPMVNTLRRKKESAEGPPAPALAHAPAPAAAPALVQQQRTRSGSSTEDSPRAHNTPMHKPQPVEESDPHAELSLALSCGLQLDPHHPHPHSLPHPHPQGSSRDSLHCSSGYSTQTNTPCCSEDTIPSQMSDYDYFSMGGEPEEEQQDFDKSSTVPRNSDLTQSYRRMFQAKRPASTAGVPSSPSHHAGPNHTGPIAAHHHHGSNAHGPVIITPGVATIRRTPSTKPSGRRATISAGERGPIPIKTPVIPPSLKTPGANTTTMGHDGLPSLCLSQGGTSPGKGMGMYAGMYTGMGMDDDDPASPESPLSGGEELGILPVSSWSGQASTNPPVALGQVGKVGQQMGEVMVGVGVGGMLVDGMDSGLDPQGDTMLMTIRRGVKLKRTLTNDRSAPRIA, from the exons GGGCCACCCGGGACATTGGATCGGCGTTGACCCGGATGTGCATGCGGCACCGGAGCATCGAGGCTCGGCTGAGACAGCTGTCAAT GGCCCTCATCGACTGCCTCGTCAACCCTCTGCAGGACCAGATTGAGGACTGGAAGAAAGGGGCCAACTCTCTGGATAAAGACCACGCCAAAG agtaTAAGAAGGCCAGACAGGAGATCAAGAAGAAGTCATCTGACACCCTGAAACTGCAGAAGAAAGCAAAGAAAG TGCTGTTTCCAGCTGATGCCCTTG gtcGTGGTGATCTGCAGCCCCAGCTGGACAGTGCTCTGCAGGATGTGAGTGATAAGTACCTGCTGCTGGAGGAGACGGAGAAGCAGGCGGTGAGGAAGGCCCTGGTGGAGGAGCGCACTCGCTTCTGCTCATTCGTCTCCATGCTCAGACCCGTGCTG gacgAGGAGGCGTGTTTGCTGGGGGAGATCACTCACCTGCAGACTATTGCTGATGACCTCAAGTGTTTGACCATTGACCCTCACAAGCTGCCCCCGGCCAGCGAacag GTCCTGCATGACTTGAAAGGCTCTGACTACAACTGGACGTACCACACCCCTCCGGCCTCCCCCAACAACGCCATGTCCAGGAAGTCCAGCATGTGCAG CAGTAGTCTGAACAGCGTGACCAGTAGTGACTCCAGTGGCCGCTCCAGCGGCTCCTATGGCCACTCCCCCTCGCCGCACTACCGCTACCGCAGCTGCACGCTGCCGCCCCACGCCACCTCCGCCCGCCTGGCCTCCATCTCATCGCACGACTCCGGCTTCCTGTCGCACGACACCGGCCACCATTCCAAGTCCCCCTCGCCCATGCCTGCACCTGCAGACACCGGCACACAG CTGACCAATGGTTTTGATCACTACGGGCTTCCTGACTCCCTCTACCTGAACGGGTCGGGCCCCACCTCCTCCCTCACCGTCCCCAGCATCATCACCAATGGCAACCACAGCAGCGGCATCTACCCCTCCTCCTACCCTCCCccagcctccccctcctcctcttcctgctcctcctcctcgaccCTGCGCTCTTGGTCCAGGCCCATCTCCGCCCTGGTGCCCGACTACCCCCACTACTGCACCCTGGGGGCCGGGGGCATGCTGCCCTCCTCCAAGGTCCCCAGCTGGAAG GACTGGGCCAAGCCGGGCCCCTATGACCAGCCCATGGTGAACACCCTGCGCAGGAAGAAGGAGAGCGCGGAGGGCCCCCCGGCCCCGGCCCTGGCCCACGCCCCTGCTCCTGCCGCTGCCCCTGCTCTTGTCCAGCAGCAGAGGACACGTAGCGGCAGCTCCACTGAAGATTCACCCAGAGCTCACAACACTCCCATGCATAAG CCTCAGCCTGTGGAGGAGTCTGACCCCCATGCGGAGTTGTCCCTGGCCCTGTCCTGCGGCCTGCAGCTGGacccccatcacccccacccccactctctcccccacccccacccccagggcTCCAGCCGGGACTCTCTGCACTGCTCCAGTGGCTACAGCACGCAGACCAACACCCCCTGCTGCTCCGAGGACACCATACCCTCACAGA tgtcAGACTACGACTACTTCTCGATGGGCGGCGAGccagaggaggagcagcaggactTTGACAAGTCCAGCACGGTGCCGCGCAACAGCGACCTCACGCAGTCCTACCGCCGCATGTTCCAGGCCAAACGCCCCGCCTCAACCGCCGGAGTCCCCTCAAGCCCCTCCCACCACGCCGGCCCCAACCACACCGGACCAATCgcggcccaccaccaccacggatCCAACGCTCACGGGCCCGTCATCATCACGCCGGGCGTGGCCACCATCCGCCGCACGCCCTCCACCAAGCCGTCGGGCCGGCGCGCCACCATCTCGGCAGGGGAGAGGGGACCCATCCCCATCAAGACCCCCGTCATCCCCCCGTCACTCAAGACGCCCGgcgccaacaccaccaccatgggCCATGACGGCCTGCCAAGCCTGTGCCTCAGCCAGGGGGGCACGAGCCCCGGCAAAGGCATGGGCATGTACGCGGGTATGTACACGGGCATGGGCATGGATGACGACGACCCGGCCAGCCCCGAGTCGCCGCTCTCGGGCGGGGAGGAGCTGGGCATCCTGCCCGTGTCGTCGTGGAGCGGGCAGGCCTCCACCAACCCGCCCGTGGCCCTGGGTCAGGTGGGCAAGGTGGGACAGCAGATGGGCgaggtgatggtgggggtgggggtggggggcatgctGGTGGATGGGATGGACTCCGGGCTGGACCCTCAGGGAGACACCATGCTGATGACTATCCGCCGCGGCGTCAAGCTGAAGAGGACGCTGACCAACGACCGCTCCGCGCCGCGCATCGCCTGA
- the LOC134436820 gene encoding protein MTSS 1-like isoform X3: protein METVIEKECSALGGLFQAIIGDMKGSYPVWEDFVNKASKLQSQLRTTVVATAAFLDAFQKVADLATSSRGATRDIGSALTRMCMRHRSIEARLRQLSMALIDCLVNPLQDQIEDWKKGANSLDKDHAKEYKKARQEIKKKSSDTLKLQKKAKKGRGDLQPQLDSALQDVSDKYLLLEETEKQAVRKALVEERTRFCSFVSMLRPVLDEEACLLGEITHLQTIADDLKCLTIDPHKLPPASEQVLHDLKGSDYNWTYHTPPASPNNAMSRKSSMCSSSLNSVTSSDSSGRSSGSYGHSPSPHYRYRSCTLPPHATSARLASISSHDSGFLSHDTGHHSKSPSPMPAPADTGTQLTNGFDHYGLPDSLYLNGSGPTSSLTVPSIITNGNHSSGIYPSSYPPPASPSSSSCSSSSTLRSWSRPISALVPDYPHYCTLGAGGMLPSSKVPSWKDWAKPGPYDQPMVNTLRRKKESAEGPPAPALAHAPAPAAAPALVQQQRTRSGSSTEDSPRAHNTPMHKPQPVEESDPHAELSLALSCGLQLDPHHPHPHSLPHPHPQGSSRDSLHCSSGYSTQTNTPCCSEDTIPSQMSDYDYFSMGGEPEEEQQDFDKSSTVPRNSDLTQSYRRMFQAKRPASTAGVPSSPSHHAGPNHTGPIAAHHHHGSNAHGPVIITPGVATIRRTPSTKPSGRRATISAGERGPIPIKTPVIPPSLKTPGANTTTMGHDGLPSLCLSQGGTSPGKGMGMYAGMYTGMGMDDDDPASPESPLSGGEELGILPVSSWSGQASTNPPVALGQVGKVGQQMGEVMVGVGVGGMLVDGMDSGLDPQGDTMLMTIRRGVKLKRTLTNDRSAPRIA from the exons GGGCCACCCGGGACATTGGATCGGCGTTGACCCGGATGTGCATGCGGCACCGGAGCATCGAGGCTCGGCTGAGACAGCTGTCAAT GGCCCTCATCGACTGCCTCGTCAACCCTCTGCAGGACCAGATTGAGGACTGGAAGAAAGGGGCCAACTCTCTGGATAAAGACCACGCCAAAG agtaTAAGAAGGCCAGACAGGAGATCAAGAAGAAGTCATCTGACACCCTGAAACTGCAGAAGAAAGCAAAGAAAG gtcGTGGTGATCTGCAGCCCCAGCTGGACAGTGCTCTGCAGGATGTGAGTGATAAGTACCTGCTGCTGGAGGAGACGGAGAAGCAGGCGGTGAGGAAGGCCCTGGTGGAGGAGCGCACTCGCTTCTGCTCATTCGTCTCCATGCTCAGACCCGTGCTG gacgAGGAGGCGTGTTTGCTGGGGGAGATCACTCACCTGCAGACTATTGCTGATGACCTCAAGTGTTTGACCATTGACCCTCACAAGCTGCCCCCGGCCAGCGAacag GTCCTGCATGACTTGAAAGGCTCTGACTACAACTGGACGTACCACACCCCTCCGGCCTCCCCCAACAACGCCATGTCCAGGAAGTCCAGCATGTGCAG CAGTAGTCTGAACAGCGTGACCAGTAGTGACTCCAGTGGCCGCTCCAGCGGCTCCTATGGCCACTCCCCCTCGCCGCACTACCGCTACCGCAGCTGCACGCTGCCGCCCCACGCCACCTCCGCCCGCCTGGCCTCCATCTCATCGCACGACTCCGGCTTCCTGTCGCACGACACCGGCCACCATTCCAAGTCCCCCTCGCCCATGCCTGCACCTGCAGACACCGGCACACAG CTGACCAATGGTTTTGATCACTACGGGCTTCCTGACTCCCTCTACCTGAACGGGTCGGGCCCCACCTCCTCCCTCACCGTCCCCAGCATCATCACCAATGGCAACCACAGCAGCGGCATCTACCCCTCCTCCTACCCTCCCccagcctccccctcctcctcttcctgctcctcctcctcgaccCTGCGCTCTTGGTCCAGGCCCATCTCCGCCCTGGTGCCCGACTACCCCCACTACTGCACCCTGGGGGCCGGGGGCATGCTGCCCTCCTCCAAGGTCCCCAGCTGGAAG GACTGGGCCAAGCCGGGCCCCTATGACCAGCCCATGGTGAACACCCTGCGCAGGAAGAAGGAGAGCGCGGAGGGCCCCCCGGCCCCGGCCCTGGCCCACGCCCCTGCTCCTGCCGCTGCCCCTGCTCTTGTCCAGCAGCAGAGGACACGTAGCGGCAGCTCCACTGAAGATTCACCCAGAGCTCACAACACTCCCATGCATAAG CCTCAGCCTGTGGAGGAGTCTGACCCCCATGCGGAGTTGTCCCTGGCCCTGTCCTGCGGCCTGCAGCTGGacccccatcacccccacccccactctctcccccacccccacccccagggcTCCAGCCGGGACTCTCTGCACTGCTCCAGTGGCTACAGCACGCAGACCAACACCCCCTGCTGCTCCGAGGACACCATACCCTCACAGA tgtcAGACTACGACTACTTCTCGATGGGCGGCGAGccagaggaggagcagcaggactTTGACAAGTCCAGCACGGTGCCGCGCAACAGCGACCTCACGCAGTCCTACCGCCGCATGTTCCAGGCCAAACGCCCCGCCTCAACCGCCGGAGTCCCCTCAAGCCCCTCCCACCACGCCGGCCCCAACCACACCGGACCAATCgcggcccaccaccaccacggatCCAACGCTCACGGGCCCGTCATCATCACGCCGGGCGTGGCCACCATCCGCCGCACGCCCTCCACCAAGCCGTCGGGCCGGCGCGCCACCATCTCGGCAGGGGAGAGGGGACCCATCCCCATCAAGACCCCCGTCATCCCCCCGTCACTCAAGACGCCCGgcgccaacaccaccaccatgggCCATGACGGCCTGCCAAGCCTGTGCCTCAGCCAGGGGGGCACGAGCCCCGGCAAAGGCATGGGCATGTACGCGGGTATGTACACGGGCATGGGCATGGATGACGACGACCCGGCCAGCCCCGAGTCGCCGCTCTCGGGCGGGGAGGAGCTGGGCATCCTGCCCGTGTCGTCGTGGAGCGGGCAGGCCTCCACCAACCCGCCCGTGGCCCTGGGTCAGGTGGGCAAGGTGGGACAGCAGATGGGCgaggtgatggtgggggtgggggtggggggcatgctGGTGGATGGGATGGACTCCGGGCTGGACCCTCAGGGAGACACCATGCTGATGACTATCCGCCGCGGCGTCAAGCTGAAGAGGACGCTGACCAACGACCGCTCCGCGCCGCGCATCGCCTGA
- the LOC134436820 gene encoding protein MTSS 1-like isoform X2, with product METVIEKECSALGGLFQAIIGDMKGSYPVWEDFVNKASKLQSQLRTTVVATAAFLDAFQKVADLATSSRGATRDIGSALTRMCMRHRSIEARLRQLSMALIDCLVNPLQDQIEDWKKGANSLDKDHAKEYKKARQEIKKKSSDTLKLQKKAKKVLFPADALGRGDLQPQLDSALQDVSDKYLLLEETEKQAVRKALVEERTRFCSFVSMLRPVLDEEACLLGEITHLQTIADDLKCLTIDPHKLPPASEQVLHDLKGSDYNWTYHTPPASPNNAMSRKSSMCSSLNSVTSSDSSGRSSGSYGHSPSPHYRYRSCTLPPHATSARLASISSHDSGFLSHDTGHHSKSPSPMPAPADTGTQLTNGFDHYGLPDSLYLNGSGPTSSLTVPSIITNGNHSSGIYPSSYPPPASPSSSSCSSSSTLRSWSRPISALVPDYPHYCTLGAGGMLPSSKVPSWKDWAKPGPYDQPMVNTLRRKKESAEGPPAPALAHAPAPAAAPALVQQQRTRSGSSTEDSPRAHNTPMHKPQPVEESDPHAELSLALSCGLQLDPHHPHPHSLPHPHPQGSSRDSLHCSSGYSTQTNTPCCSEDTIPSQMSDYDYFSMGGEPEEEQQDFDKSSTVPRNSDLTQSYRRMFQAKRPASTAGVPSSPSHHAGPNHTGPIAAHHHHGSNAHGPVIITPGVATIRRTPSTKPSGRRATISAGERGPIPIKTPVIPPSLKTPGANTTTMGHDGLPSLCLSQGGTSPGKGMGMYAGMYTGMGMDDDDPASPESPLSGGEELGILPVSSWSGQASTNPPVALGQVGKVGQQMGEVMVGVGVGGMLVDGMDSGLDPQGDTMLMTIRRGVKLKRTLTNDRSAPRIA from the exons GGGCCACCCGGGACATTGGATCGGCGTTGACCCGGATGTGCATGCGGCACCGGAGCATCGAGGCTCGGCTGAGACAGCTGTCAAT GGCCCTCATCGACTGCCTCGTCAACCCTCTGCAGGACCAGATTGAGGACTGGAAGAAAGGGGCCAACTCTCTGGATAAAGACCACGCCAAAG agtaTAAGAAGGCCAGACAGGAGATCAAGAAGAAGTCATCTGACACCCTGAAACTGCAGAAGAAAGCAAAGAAAG TGCTGTTTCCAGCTGATGCCCTTG gtcGTGGTGATCTGCAGCCCCAGCTGGACAGTGCTCTGCAGGATGTGAGTGATAAGTACCTGCTGCTGGAGGAGACGGAGAAGCAGGCGGTGAGGAAGGCCCTGGTGGAGGAGCGCACTCGCTTCTGCTCATTCGTCTCCATGCTCAGACCCGTGCTG gacgAGGAGGCGTGTTTGCTGGGGGAGATCACTCACCTGCAGACTATTGCTGATGACCTCAAGTGTTTGACCATTGACCCTCACAAGCTGCCCCCGGCCAGCGAacag GTCCTGCATGACTTGAAAGGCTCTGACTACAACTGGACGTACCACACCCCTCCGGCCTCCCCCAACAACGCCATGTCCAGGAAGTCCAGCATGTGCAG TAGTCTGAACAGCGTGACCAGTAGTGACTCCAGTGGCCGCTCCAGCGGCTCCTATGGCCACTCCCCCTCGCCGCACTACCGCTACCGCAGCTGCACGCTGCCGCCCCACGCCACCTCCGCCCGCCTGGCCTCCATCTCATCGCACGACTCCGGCTTCCTGTCGCACGACACCGGCCACCATTCCAAGTCCCCCTCGCCCATGCCTGCACCTGCAGACACCGGCACACAG CTGACCAATGGTTTTGATCACTACGGGCTTCCTGACTCCCTCTACCTGAACGGGTCGGGCCCCACCTCCTCCCTCACCGTCCCCAGCATCATCACCAATGGCAACCACAGCAGCGGCATCTACCCCTCCTCCTACCCTCCCccagcctccccctcctcctcttcctgctcctcctcctcgaccCTGCGCTCTTGGTCCAGGCCCATCTCCGCCCTGGTGCCCGACTACCCCCACTACTGCACCCTGGGGGCCGGGGGCATGCTGCCCTCCTCCAAGGTCCCCAGCTGGAAG GACTGGGCCAAGCCGGGCCCCTATGACCAGCCCATGGTGAACACCCTGCGCAGGAAGAAGGAGAGCGCGGAGGGCCCCCCGGCCCCGGCCCTGGCCCACGCCCCTGCTCCTGCCGCTGCCCCTGCTCTTGTCCAGCAGCAGAGGACACGTAGCGGCAGCTCCACTGAAGATTCACCCAGAGCTCACAACACTCCCATGCATAAG CCTCAGCCTGTGGAGGAGTCTGACCCCCATGCGGAGTTGTCCCTGGCCCTGTCCTGCGGCCTGCAGCTGGacccccatcacccccacccccactctctcccccacccccacccccagggcTCCAGCCGGGACTCTCTGCACTGCTCCAGTGGCTACAGCACGCAGACCAACACCCCCTGCTGCTCCGAGGACACCATACCCTCACAGA tgtcAGACTACGACTACTTCTCGATGGGCGGCGAGccagaggaggagcagcaggactTTGACAAGTCCAGCACGGTGCCGCGCAACAGCGACCTCACGCAGTCCTACCGCCGCATGTTCCAGGCCAAACGCCCCGCCTCAACCGCCGGAGTCCCCTCAAGCCCCTCCCACCACGCCGGCCCCAACCACACCGGACCAATCgcggcccaccaccaccacggatCCAACGCTCACGGGCCCGTCATCATCACGCCGGGCGTGGCCACCATCCGCCGCACGCCCTCCACCAAGCCGTCGGGCCGGCGCGCCACCATCTCGGCAGGGGAGAGGGGACCCATCCCCATCAAGACCCCCGTCATCCCCCCGTCACTCAAGACGCCCGgcgccaacaccaccaccatgggCCATGACGGCCTGCCAAGCCTGTGCCTCAGCCAGGGGGGCACGAGCCCCGGCAAAGGCATGGGCATGTACGCGGGTATGTACACGGGCATGGGCATGGATGACGACGACCCGGCCAGCCCCGAGTCGCCGCTCTCGGGCGGGGAGGAGCTGGGCATCCTGCCCGTGTCGTCGTGGAGCGGGCAGGCCTCCACCAACCCGCCCGTGGCCCTGGGTCAGGTGGGCAAGGTGGGACAGCAGATGGGCgaggtgatggtgggggtgggggtggggggcatgctGGTGGATGGGATGGACTCCGGGCTGGACCCTCAGGGAGACACCATGCTGATGACTATCCGCCGCGGCGTCAAGCTGAAGAGGACGCTGACCAACGACCGCTCCGCGCCGCGCATCGCCTGA
- the LOC134436820 gene encoding protein MTSS 1-like isoform X4 produces the protein METVIEKECSALGGLFQAIIGDMKGSYPVWEDFVNKASKLQSQLRTTVVATAAFLDAFQKVADLATSSRGATRDIGSALTRMCMRHRSIEARLRQLSMALIDCLVNPLQDQIEDWKKGANSLDKDHAKEYKKARQEIKKKSSDTLKLQKKAKKGRGDLQPQLDSALQDVSDKYLLLEETEKQAVRKALVEERTRFCSFVSMLRPVLDEEACLLGEITHLQTIADDLKCLTIDPHKLPPASEQVLHDLKGSDYNWTYHTPPASPNNAMSRKSSMCSSLNSVTSSDSSGRSSGSYGHSPSPHYRYRSCTLPPHATSARLASISSHDSGFLSHDTGHHSKSPSPMPAPADTGTQLTNGFDHYGLPDSLYLNGSGPTSSLTVPSIITNGNHSSGIYPSSYPPPASPSSSSCSSSSTLRSWSRPISALVPDYPHYCTLGAGGMLPSSKVPSWKDWAKPGPYDQPMVNTLRRKKESAEGPPAPALAHAPAPAAAPALVQQQRTRSGSSTEDSPRAHNTPMHKPQPVEESDPHAELSLALSCGLQLDPHHPHPHSLPHPHPQGSSRDSLHCSSGYSTQTNTPCCSEDTIPSQMSDYDYFSMGGEPEEEQQDFDKSSTVPRNSDLTQSYRRMFQAKRPASTAGVPSSPSHHAGPNHTGPIAAHHHHGSNAHGPVIITPGVATIRRTPSTKPSGRRATISAGERGPIPIKTPVIPPSLKTPGANTTTMGHDGLPSLCLSQGGTSPGKGMGMYAGMYTGMGMDDDDPASPESPLSGGEELGILPVSSWSGQASTNPPVALGQVGKVGQQMGEVMVGVGVGGMLVDGMDSGLDPQGDTMLMTIRRGVKLKRTLTNDRSAPRIA, from the exons GGGCCACCCGGGACATTGGATCGGCGTTGACCCGGATGTGCATGCGGCACCGGAGCATCGAGGCTCGGCTGAGACAGCTGTCAAT GGCCCTCATCGACTGCCTCGTCAACCCTCTGCAGGACCAGATTGAGGACTGGAAGAAAGGGGCCAACTCTCTGGATAAAGACCACGCCAAAG agtaTAAGAAGGCCAGACAGGAGATCAAGAAGAAGTCATCTGACACCCTGAAACTGCAGAAGAAAGCAAAGAAAG gtcGTGGTGATCTGCAGCCCCAGCTGGACAGTGCTCTGCAGGATGTGAGTGATAAGTACCTGCTGCTGGAGGAGACGGAGAAGCAGGCGGTGAGGAAGGCCCTGGTGGAGGAGCGCACTCGCTTCTGCTCATTCGTCTCCATGCTCAGACCCGTGCTG gacgAGGAGGCGTGTTTGCTGGGGGAGATCACTCACCTGCAGACTATTGCTGATGACCTCAAGTGTTTGACCATTGACCCTCACAAGCTGCCCCCGGCCAGCGAacag GTCCTGCATGACTTGAAAGGCTCTGACTACAACTGGACGTACCACACCCCTCCGGCCTCCCCCAACAACGCCATGTCCAGGAAGTCCAGCATGTGCAG TAGTCTGAACAGCGTGACCAGTAGTGACTCCAGTGGCCGCTCCAGCGGCTCCTATGGCCACTCCCCCTCGCCGCACTACCGCTACCGCAGCTGCACGCTGCCGCCCCACGCCACCTCCGCCCGCCTGGCCTCCATCTCATCGCACGACTCCGGCTTCCTGTCGCACGACACCGGCCACCATTCCAAGTCCCCCTCGCCCATGCCTGCACCTGCAGACACCGGCACACAG CTGACCAATGGTTTTGATCACTACGGGCTTCCTGACTCCCTCTACCTGAACGGGTCGGGCCCCACCTCCTCCCTCACCGTCCCCAGCATCATCACCAATGGCAACCACAGCAGCGGCATCTACCCCTCCTCCTACCCTCCCccagcctccccctcctcctcttcctgctcctcctcctcgaccCTGCGCTCTTGGTCCAGGCCCATCTCCGCCCTGGTGCCCGACTACCCCCACTACTGCACCCTGGGGGCCGGGGGCATGCTGCCCTCCTCCAAGGTCCCCAGCTGGAAG GACTGGGCCAAGCCGGGCCCCTATGACCAGCCCATGGTGAACACCCTGCGCAGGAAGAAGGAGAGCGCGGAGGGCCCCCCGGCCCCGGCCCTGGCCCACGCCCCTGCTCCTGCCGCTGCCCCTGCTCTTGTCCAGCAGCAGAGGACACGTAGCGGCAGCTCCACTGAAGATTCACCCAGAGCTCACAACACTCCCATGCATAAG CCTCAGCCTGTGGAGGAGTCTGACCCCCATGCGGAGTTGTCCCTGGCCCTGTCCTGCGGCCTGCAGCTGGacccccatcacccccacccccactctctcccccacccccacccccagggcTCCAGCCGGGACTCTCTGCACTGCTCCAGTGGCTACAGCACGCAGACCAACACCCCCTGCTGCTCCGAGGACACCATACCCTCACAGA tgtcAGACTACGACTACTTCTCGATGGGCGGCGAGccagaggaggagcagcaggactTTGACAAGTCCAGCACGGTGCCGCGCAACAGCGACCTCACGCAGTCCTACCGCCGCATGTTCCAGGCCAAACGCCCCGCCTCAACCGCCGGAGTCCCCTCAAGCCCCTCCCACCACGCCGGCCCCAACCACACCGGACCAATCgcggcccaccaccaccacggatCCAACGCTCACGGGCCCGTCATCATCACGCCGGGCGTGGCCACCATCCGCCGCACGCCCTCCACCAAGCCGTCGGGCCGGCGCGCCACCATCTCGGCAGGGGAGAGGGGACCCATCCCCATCAAGACCCCCGTCATCCCCCCGTCACTCAAGACGCCCGgcgccaacaccaccaccatgggCCATGACGGCCTGCCAAGCCTGTGCCTCAGCCAGGGGGGCACGAGCCCCGGCAAAGGCATGGGCATGTACGCGGGTATGTACACGGGCATGGGCATGGATGACGACGACCCGGCCAGCCCCGAGTCGCCGCTCTCGGGCGGGGAGGAGCTGGGCATCCTGCCCGTGTCGTCGTGGAGCGGGCAGGCCTCCACCAACCCGCCCGTGGCCCTGGGTCAGGTGGGCAAGGTGGGACAGCAGATGGGCgaggtgatggtgggggtgggggtggggggcatgctGGTGGATGGGATGGACTCCGGGCTGGACCCTCAGGGAGACACCATGCTGATGACTATCCGCCGCGGCGTCAAGCTGAAGAGGACGCTGACCAACGACCGCTCCGCGCCGCGCATCGCCTGA